A single genomic interval of Spirochaetota bacterium harbors:
- a CDS encoding OsmC family protein yields MKINTKWLGGMAFESVLNGHKIIMDADKDFGGEDRGPRPKGLLLVALAGCTGMDVVSLLNKMQVPISRYEMDIETETTEDHPRVFKDIKIVYKFWGNELKNYKDKIEKAINLSQEKYCGVSAMLKKNSNIIFTYEILEDL; encoded by the coding sequence ATGAAAATTAATACTAAATGGCTTGGTGGGATGGCTTTTGAAAGTGTTCTAAATGGACATAAGATAATAATGGATGCTGATAAGGATTTCGGGGGCGAAGATAGGGGCCCAAGACCTAAAGGGCTATTATTAGTAGCTTTAGCTGGTTGTACTGGTATGGATGTAGTTTCTTTGCTTAATAAAATGCAAGTACCAATTTCTAGGTACGAAATGGATATTGAAACAGAAACTACAGAGGATCATCCAAGAGTTTTTAAAGATATAAAAATAGTCTATAAATTTTGGGGGAATGAGTTAAAAAACTATAAAGATAAAATTGAAAAAGCTATTAATCTCTCTCAAGAAAAATATTGCGGGGTTTCTGCCATGTTAAAGAAAAACTCAAATATAATATTTACTTATGAAATTCTTGAAGATTTATAA
- a CDS encoding DUF5685 family protein, producing MLGYIEPDKKELKVKHFNFYNSIYCSLCFNIKSYSNFCRLFLSKDSIFFYLLFISNLEKIDYSFIKRKCPLNPFKKVDIYVEKKFLPLFSEISILIIILKLFDLIYDNKNIILKKLIKSYIKKLLKRLRYIYVYFQDPFEHINNYYRKEKEIYKTLNNSFNNFENFNEGLQNYFLILEKYHDNFYELFKKFLPLEYIDIKISENYQIITKNVLKIITIIDSLDDIKKDVRKSQENILFPIIIKLFQNSNKNIYNKTNKKLKIKNINFNYPFLILKNNLKDKNFSETFNKVKEIFSPLLKLYLDNIRESYIKIKSISPYKNLYNEELLDNYFYYGFEKIIKRVLY from the coding sequence ATGTTAGGCTATATTGAACCTGATAAAAAAGAGCTAAAAGTAAAGCATTTTAATTTTTATAACTCCATTTATTGTTCTTTATGCTTCAATATTAAGTCATATTCAAATTTCTGTAGATTATTTTTGTCTAAGGATTCTATTTTTTTCTATCTTTTATTTATATCTAACTTAGAGAAAATAGATTATTCTTTTATAAAAAGGAAATGTCCATTAAATCCTTTTAAAAAGGTAGATATCTATGTTGAAAAAAAATTTTTACCTCTTTTTTCTGAAATTTCAATTTTAATTATTATTCTAAAACTTTTCGATCTAATTTATGATAATAAAAATATAATTTTAAAAAAATTGATTAAATCTTACATTAAAAAATTATTAAAAAGATTAAGATATATTTATGTCTATTTTCAAGACCCTTTTGAACATATTAATAATTATTATAGAAAAGAAAAGGAAATCTATAAAACTCTAAATAACTCATTTAATAATTTTGAAAATTTTAATGAAGGTTTACAGAATTATTTTTTAATCCTTGAAAAATATCATGATAATTTTTACGAGCTTTTTAAAAAATTCTTACCCCTTGAATACATCGATATTAAAATATCAGAAAATTATCAAATAATAACAAAAAATGTTTTGAAGATTATAACAATTATAGATTCTTTGGATGATATAAAAAAAGATGTAAGAAAATCTCAAGAAAATATTTTATTTCCAATTATTATAAAGCTTTTTCAAAACTCAAATAAAAATATATATAACAAAACTAATAAAAAACTAAAAATAAAAAATATTAATTTTAATTACCCTTTTCTTATATTAAAAAATAACTTAAAAGATAAAAATTTTAGTGAAACCTTTAATAAGGTAAAAGAAATATTTTCACCTCTATTAAAATTATATTTAGATAATATAAGGGAGAGTTATATTAAAATAAAATCAATATCACCATATAAAAATCTTTATAATGAAGAATTGCTTGATAATTACTTTTATTATGGTTTTGAAAAGATAATAAAAAGAGTTCTTTATTAA
- a CDS encoding DUF72 domain-containing protein: MIYIGTCGYSYKDWEDIFYTKNEKNKLEKYFNFFDLVEIDSTFYNNPQNFFINYLKKIFLLKDFSGKKLIFKINSFFTHQNFNEINKTDSFLIIKKLEDFFYPLIEIEDNVLLILFQFPYSVKFNQNFIYNFNIILEKINEFKIKSNKEKSNLFNFAIEVRNKTFINKDFLNYLNKNNLVFVNIDQPLISSSIPLTFIKSSKNFMYFRLHGRNYENWFKENTEPFERYNYLYKAQEIIEIFNSINYKLNNYIKSSVNNSENNFILTMNNHYKAKSILNAFQFEILFNKAINPDKENNSFIKLNSITNLLKYYSKQIDEFTTLLKTK; the protein is encoded by the coding sequence TATATTGGAACATGTGGTTATTCTTATAAAGATTGGGAAGATATTTTTTACACAAAAAATGAAAAAAATAAACTTGAAAAATATTTTAACTTTTTTGATTTAGTTGAAATAGATTCTACTTTTTATAACAATCCTCAAAATTTTTTTATCAATTATTTAAAAAAAATATTTTTATTAAAAGATTTTTCTGGCAAAAAATTAATATTTAAAATAAACAGTTTTTTTACACATCAAAATTTTAATGAAATTAACAAAACAGATTCTTTTTTAATAATAAAAAAACTCGAAGATTTTTTCTATCCATTAATTGAAATAGAAGATAATGTATTACTAATTCTTTTTCAATTTCCATACTCAGTAAAATTTAATCAAAATTTTATTTATAATTTTAATATTATCCTTGAGAAAATTAATGAATTTAAGATTAAATCTAACAAAGAAAAATCAAATCTCTTTAATTTTGCAATAGAAGTTAGAAACAAAACATTTATAAATAAGGATTTTTTGAATTATTTAAATAAAAACAATTTAGTTTTTGTTAATATTGATCAACCATTAATTTCAAGCTCTATACCATTAACCTTTATTAAATCATCAAAAAATTTCATGTATTTTAGATTACATGGAAGAAATTATGAAAATTGGTTTAAAGAAAATACAGAACCTTTCGAAAGATACAATTATCTATACAAAGCACAAGAAATAATAGAAATTTTTAATTCTATTAATTACAAATTAAATAATTACATAAAAAGCTCAGTTAATAATAGTGAAAATAATTTTATTCTAACAATGAATAATCATTATAAAGCAAAGTCTATTCTCAATGCTTTCCAGTTTGAGATTTTATTTAATAAAGCTATAAACCCTGATAAAGAAAACAATTCTTTTATAAAATTAAATAGCATCACAAACTTATTAAAATATTACTCCAAACAAATAGATGAATTTACAACATTACTAAAAACTAAATAA